In Staphylococcus lloydii, the following proteins share a genomic window:
- a CDS encoding zinc-dependent alcohol dehydrogenase family protein has product MKTRAAVLHEMGATTPYSESKPLTIETLDLSEPQENEVLIKIKATGLCHSDLSVINGSRPRPMPMVLGHEAAGEIVQIGDRVTDYEIGDHVVCTFIPSCGHCIPCKEGRPALCETGAASNATGEMIEGGYRLQSEKDDVMHHLLGVAGFSDYAVVSTNSIVKVDKDIPFEKVAIFGCAVITGIGAVINTARVRSGSTVAVIGLGGIGLNAIMGAKLAGASEIIALDINEDKFDLAKKLGATAVFNSSDDNIVEAVKDYVQGGVDFAFETAGVVPAMDVAYKITKRGGTTTSTGLPDPKHEFAFPQVTLAAEERTIKGSYVGSCVPDRDIPHFIKLYKQGRLPVDELLTDTLSLDDINEGFDRLARGEAARLVVTMDN; this is encoded by the coding sequence ATGAAGACAAGAGCAGCAGTGTTACACGAAATGGGTGCCACTACGCCTTATTCAGAAAGTAAGCCATTGACCATTGAAACATTAGATTTATCTGAACCACAAGAAAATGAAGTGTTAATCAAAATTAAGGCGACGGGTTTATGTCATTCAGACTTATCAGTGATAAATGGTAGTAGACCAAGACCTATGCCGATGGTATTAGGGCATGAAGCGGCTGGTGAAATTGTTCAAATAGGTGACCGAGTGACTGACTATGAAATTGGAGACCATGTAGTTTGTACATTTATTCCAAGTTGTGGTCACTGTATTCCATGTAAAGAAGGAAGACCCGCTTTGTGTGAAACGGGGGCAGCGTCAAATGCCACAGGTGAAATGATAGAAGGTGGCTATCGTTTACAATCTGAAAAAGATGATGTCATGCATCATTTATTAGGCGTAGCTGGATTTTCTGACTATGCTGTAGTTTCAACTAATTCTATTGTGAAAGTAGATAAAGACATTCCGTTTGAAAAGGTAGCAATTTTTGGGTGTGCCGTTATTACAGGTATTGGAGCAGTGATTAATACAGCCCGAGTTCGTTCAGGGAGTACCGTCGCCGTAATAGGTTTAGGTGGTATAGGATTAAATGCGATTATGGGTGCAAAATTAGCCGGTGCAAGTGAAATTATAGCTTTAGATATTAATGAAGATAAATTTGATTTGGCTAAAAAACTAGGTGCTACTGCAGTATTTAACTCAAGCGATGATAATATTGTTGAAGCAGTTAAAGATTATGTACAAGGTGGGGTAGATTTTGCGTTCGAAACAGCTGGTGTAGTACCTGCCATGGACGTCGCCTACAAAATAACAAAAAGAGGCGGTACAACGACATCTACAGGGCTACCAGACCCGAAACATGAATTTGCATTTCCGCAAGTTACATTGGCAGCGGAAGAAAGAACGATTAAAGGTTCGTATGTAGGAAGTTGTGTACCAGACAGAGACATCCCACATTTTATTAAGTTATATAAACAAGGACGTTTACCAGTAGATGAATTACTCACGGATACATTGTCACTCGATGATATTAATGAAGGTTTTGATCGTTTGGCTCGAGGTGAAGCGGCACGTTTGGTCGTGACAATGGATAATTAA
- the bioB gene encoding biotin synthase BioB has product MNLADNILAGGQLTKAQAYDIYTNNDIDTMELVNEAYKLRHHYYGKKVKLNMILNAKSGICPEDCGYCGQSRDMKHKERYALVSQEEIEKGAAAADENNIGTYCIVMSGRGPSNKEVDHISRTVENIKHNHPQLKICACLGLANEQQAAQLKAAGVDRYNHNLNTSERYHGEVVSTHTYEQRVNTVEVMKQNNISPCSGVICGMGETDEDRIDMAFALKEIDADSIPINFLHPIKGTKFGTMDELTPMICLRILAMFRLINPTKEIRIAGGREVNLRSLQSTALLVANSIFVGDYLITGGQPNKLDYDMIQDMGFEIDYGFNELAQQK; this is encoded by the coding sequence ATGAATTTAGCTGATAATATTTTAGCAGGAGGACAGTTAACAAAGGCACAGGCCTACGATATTTATACTAATAATGATATCGATACAATGGAGCTAGTAAATGAAGCATATAAATTGAGACATCACTATTATGGTAAAAAAGTGAAATTAAATATGATTTTAAATGCCAAAAGTGGCATATGCCCTGAAGATTGTGGGTACTGTGGTCAGTCTAGAGATATGAAACATAAAGAACGTTACGCTTTAGTTTCTCAAGAAGAAATAGAAAAAGGGGCGGCGGCAGCTGATGAAAATAATATTGGTACTTATTGTATCGTAATGAGTGGTAGAGGGCCGAGCAATAAAGAAGTAGACCATATCTCACGTACAGTAGAAAATATTAAACACAATCATCCGCAACTTAAAATTTGTGCATGTTTAGGGTTAGCTAATGAACAACAAGCGGCACAACTTAAGGCTGCTGGCGTAGACCGTTACAATCATAACCTTAATACGAGCGAACGTTACCACGGTGAAGTCGTTTCGACGCATACATACGAACAGCGTGTGAATACTGTTGAGGTCATGAAACAGAATAATATATCTCCTTGCTCAGGTGTGATTTGTGGCATGGGAGAAACAGATGAAGATAGAATTGATATGGCTTTTGCTTTAAAAGAAATCGATGCTGATAGCATACCAATCAACTTCCTACACCCAATTAAAGGGACAAAATTTGGAACTATGGATGAACTTACACCAATGATTTGCTTACGTATATTGGCGATGTTTAGATTAATTAATCCGACGAAAGAAATTCGTATTGCAGGTGGCAGAGAAGTGAATTTACGCTCCTTACAATCAACAGCTTTATTAGTCGCTAATTCAATCTTCGTGGGTGATTATTTAATTACCGGTGGTCAACCGAATAAGTTGGATTACGATATGATTCAAGATATGGGGTTTGAGATTGATTATGGTTTTAATGAATTAGCACAACAAAAATAA
- a CDS encoding ROK family transcriptional regulator — protein sequence MTMTDKQKEIRGKILTELYLRGPISRKDIAHNTGITPATTTAVTGELINEGIIEANSLTDNDSKSKKRSGRKKVTLSITNNHSYYIGIELSRHFLTLYLINNAGELITKQHHKVEILNFTNDETINYLLAVLNNCLTNYHSFNIRAAGIAIPGHFDKQNQRIASSSEWQKFDLSRLINEAAIPLFLENNVHCMSLHEHLISTTNKGENFVFFHAVQGIFSSSIYNESLYGNNNFSVGEIGHTIVYPDGEQCECGRFGCLQNYLGGFNIMKKAQRSYNQNPHSILKKIVANPADITLPKIAEAYRLGDTAISEIIEEAINAVVVTLNNLSMLIDTSKIYLHGPLFNEMITHQILTEYLSYKNLYQGLPEIDFDIIPYEVTNGARGAAALALYHSLIWSQ from the coding sequence ATGACTATGACTGACAAACAAAAAGAGATTCGCGGAAAAATTTTAACTGAATTATATTTACGTGGTCCCATATCACGAAAAGATATCGCACATAATACTGGAATCACGCCAGCTACGACAACGGCAGTAACTGGGGAGCTTATAAACGAAGGCATAATTGAAGCTAATAGTTTAACGGACAACGATTCTAAATCAAAAAAACGTTCAGGTCGCAAAAAAGTAACGTTATCAATTACTAATAATCATAGTTATTATATTGGCATTGAATTGTCTCGTCATTTTTTAACATTATATTTAATAAATAATGCCGGTGAGCTTATAACTAAACAACACCACAAAGTTGAAATTTTAAATTTCACTAATGATGAGACCATAAATTACTTGTTAGCTGTACTAAATAATTGTTTAACAAACTATCACTCTTTCAATATTCGAGCGGCAGGTATCGCCATACCCGGACATTTCGATAAACAAAATCAACGCATTGCTTCTTCATCTGAATGGCAAAAGTTTGATCTAAGTCGCTTAATTAATGAAGCAGCAATACCACTATTTTTAGAAAATAATGTACATTGCATGAGTCTGCATGAACATCTCATCTCTACAACTAATAAAGGAGAAAATTTTGTATTTTTCCATGCCGTACAAGGTATTTTTTCATCTAGTATTTATAACGAAAGTTTATATGGAAATAATAATTTCTCTGTAGGTGAAATCGGCCATACTATCGTCTATCCTGACGGGGAGCAATGTGAATGCGGCAGATTTGGTTGCTTACAAAATTACTTAGGTGGTTTCAACATAATGAAAAAAGCGCAACGTAGTTATAATCAAAACCCGCATTCGATTTTAAAGAAAATCGTCGCTAATCCTGCTGATATAACACTGCCTAAAATTGCTGAAGCATATAGATTAGGCGATACAGCTATATCAGAAATCATCGAAGAAGCTATTAATGCGGTCGTCGTTACTTTGAATAATTTATCGATGCTGATTGATACTTCAAAAATCTATTTACACGGCCCTTTATTTAACGAAATGATTACACACCAAATTTTGACTGAGTATTTAAGTTACAAAAATTTATATCAAGGTTTACCGGAAATTGATTTTGATATCATTCCTTATGAAGTAACGAATGGGGCGCGTGGCGCAGCAGCCCTAGCATTGTACCATTCATTGATTTGGTCCCAATAA
- a CDS encoding PTS sugar transporter subunit IIC translates to MSKFNDALEKHLLPVASKIGSNKILISLRDGIIVAMPLIIIGSIFLVISGIAIPGWIEWLTSTGILEYLTKAVNGTFGLMGLVACFGVAHSIAKQYNTDGVSAGIISMAAFLVVTPNVMTGGKNPEEAIPQIYMGSQGLFVALIIGIISGLIFQWFINRDIKIKMPDQVPPAVAKSFSALIPGAVIIILWLCVYVALDLLPFGNIHKLIINTLGVPLSFLGGSLIGTIILVGLNSMFWFVGIHGANVVNAVMQPIWLKNIDENRLAYQADPNGDLPHIITQPFIDNFVFMGGSGSTIGLIVVISILALKHRASKVTKMMAPLTFIPGLFNINEPTMFGIPVVLNIRLILPFVLAPMINATITYTAMSTGLVHLTNGTAMPWTMPPILSGFLATGHISGSLVQIACIIIDILLYYPFYRAMEKYNIIAEQEEQNKVSEEHETN, encoded by the coding sequence ATGAGTAAATTTAATGATGCATTAGAGAAACATCTGCTTCCGGTAGCTTCTAAAATAGGGTCGAATAAAATATTAATATCATTGCGTGACGGTATTATCGTAGCAATGCCATTAATTATTATTGGTTCTATCTTTTTAGTCATTAGCGGTATTGCTATTCCGGGGTGGATAGAATGGTTAACGTCTACGGGGATTTTAGAGTATTTAACAAAAGCAGTAAACGGAACCTTTGGGTTGATGGGATTAGTAGCTTGTTTTGGAGTGGCACATAGTATCGCCAAGCAATATAATACTGATGGCGTATCGGCTGGGATAATTTCCATGGCTGCATTTTTAGTCGTTACACCTAATGTAATGACAGGCGGCAAAAATCCAGAAGAAGCGATTCCACAAATTTATATGGGAAGTCAGGGGTTATTTGTTGCTTTAATTATTGGTATTATTTCGGGACTTATTTTCCAATGGTTTATAAATAGAGACATCAAAATCAAGATGCCTGACCAAGTACCGCCAGCAGTTGCTAAAAGTTTTAGTGCCTTAATTCCTGGGGCAGTCATTATTATTTTATGGTTATGTGTTTATGTGGCGTTAGATTTATTACCTTTTGGAAACATCCACAAATTGATTATTAACACGCTGGGTGTGCCGTTAAGCTTCTTAGGCGGCTCGCTGATAGGAACAATTATCTTAGTAGGTCTTAATAGTATGTTTTGGTTTGTCGGCATACATGGTGCGAACGTCGTAAATGCTGTTATGCAACCGATTTGGTTAAAAAACATTGATGAGAATCGTTTAGCATATCAAGCAGATCCAAACGGAGATTTACCACATATTATTACCCAACCTTTTATCGATAACTTTGTGTTTATGGGTGGTAGTGGTTCGACAATAGGGCTCATTGTAGTAATAAGCATACTCGCGTTAAAACACCGTGCAAGTAAAGTGACAAAAATGATGGCACCATTAACATTTATACCGGGTTTATTTAATATTAATGAACCTACGATGTTCGGAATACCTGTTGTATTAAATATCAGACTTATCTTGCCGTTTGTTTTAGCACCTATGATTAATGCGACGATAACTTATACTGCGATGTCGACAGGTTTGGTACATCTAACGAATGGGACGGCAATGCCATGGACAATGCCACCCATTTTAAGTGGCTTTTTAGCGACAGGTCACATTAGTGGTTCGCTCGTACAAATTGCCTGTATTATTATTGATATTTTATTATATTATCCATTTTATCGTGCGATGGAAAAATACAATATTATAGCTGAACAAGAAGAACAAAACAAAGTATCTGAAGAACATGAAACCAATTAA
- a CDS encoding haloacid dehalogenase-like hydrolase — protein MVKRLISANASEILQMSPTELKQSIKASDGRVILAENVVTRTPVIPDITNAELSRAFGADLILLNGLDALEPKVVNVDENKQVVKELKHLVARPIGVNLEPVDEVANMAEEKLNIAEGRQANTKTVQAIEQLGLNFVCMTGNPGTGVTNEKIVGAIENTHKHFSGLIIAGKMHSAGVDEPVITTEYVEKFINAGADIILVPSIGTVPGFDEHQLKEVVKAVHHNGGLVMSAIGTSQESSDPSTIRDFAIRNKICGVDIQHIGDAGYGGLAPVDNIFEMSKAIRGQRHTVSMVARSINR, from the coding sequence ATGGTAAAAAGATTAATAAGCGCAAATGCATCGGAAATTTTACAGATGTCACCTACAGAATTGAAGCAAAGTATTAAAGCCAGTGACGGTAGGGTTATTTTGGCAGAAAATGTTGTGACGAGAACGCCTGTCATACCAGATATTACAAATGCTGAGTTATCTCGGGCTTTTGGAGCGGATTTAATTTTATTAAATGGGTTAGATGCCTTAGAACCAAAAGTAGTTAACGTCGATGAAAATAAACAGGTAGTAAAAGAATTAAAGCATTTAGTAGCGCGTCCAATTGGCGTTAACCTTGAACCAGTAGATGAAGTAGCAAATATGGCGGAAGAAAAGTTAAATATAGCTGAAGGCCGTCAAGCTAACACGAAAACTGTACAAGCTATTGAGCAATTAGGTTTAAATTTTGTTTGCATGACAGGTAACCCAGGTACAGGTGTCACAAATGAAAAAATAGTAGGAGCAATAGAAAATACACATAAACATTTTTCAGGACTTATTATAGCGGGAAAAATGCACAGTGCAGGTGTCGATGAACCGGTAATTACGACAGAATACGTAGAAAAATTTATTAATGCTGGCGCAGACATCATTCTCGTCCCTTCAATTGGTACGGTGCCTGGCTTTGATGAACATCAACTTAAAGAAGTAGTGAAAGCAGTTCATCATAATGGTGGCCTCGTGATGTCAGCAATTGGTACGAGTCAAGAAAGTTCTGATCCTAGTACAATTAGGGATTTTGCTATTAGAAATAAGATTTGTGGAGTGGATATTCAACATATTGGTGACGCTGGTTATGGTGGATTGGCTCCAGTGGATAATATTTTTGAAATGAGCAAAGCAATACGAGGACAAAGACACACAGTTTCCATGGTGGCACGTTCTATTAATAGATAA
- a CDS encoding PTS sugar transporter subunit IIB yields MASKTIMLVCAAGMSTSMLVKKMEEAANNKGLEREIFAVSTTDADDHINNEDIDVLLLGPQVRYKKDEFEQRASGHNIPVEVIPMTDYGTMNGENVIKLAEQLMSE; encoded by the coding sequence ATGGCTAGTAAAACAATAATGTTAGTATGCGCCGCGGGCATGAGTACAAGTATGTTAGTGAAGAAAATGGAAGAAGCAGCAAATAACAAAGGGTTAGAGCGTGAAATATTTGCGGTTTCTACTACTGATGCAGATGATCATATAAATAATGAAGATATAGATGTCTTGTTGTTAGGACCTCAAGTAAGATATAAAAAAGATGAATTTGAACAAAGAGCAAGTGGTCATAATATTCCAGTCGAAGTTATACCGATGACAGATTACGGCACGATGAACGGAGAAAATGTTATTAAATTAGCAGAACAATTGATGTCTGAATAA
- a CDS encoding PTS lactose/cellobiose transporter subunit IIA, which yields MTEQAMSLIAFGGDAKSSAMEAIYAAKKGDFASAEQKVEQAQRSLTEAHQIQTTMLTEEAQGNHQELTLLTVHSQDHLMTAIAFNDIAKEMIDLYKEVKG from the coding sequence ATGACGGAACAAGCAATGTCATTAATCGCATTTGGTGGTGATGCCAAAAGCAGTGCAATGGAAGCAATTTATGCTGCAAAAAAAGGTGATTTTGCCAGTGCGGAACAAAAAGTGGAACAAGCACAACGGTCACTAACAGAAGCGCATCAAATTCAAACTACTATGTTAACTGAAGAAGCTCAAGGTAATCATCAAGAACTTACTTTATTAACGGTGCACAGTCAAGACCACTTAATGACAGCCATCGCCTTCAATGACATTGCTAAAGAAATGATTGATTTATATAAAGAAGTCAAAGGATAA